Proteins encoded by one window of Glycine soja cultivar W05 chromosome 15, ASM419377v2, whole genome shotgun sequence:
- the LOC114388372 gene encoding kinetochore protein NDC80 homolog, whose amino-acid sequence MRPTARRQAKDSFIPPAPPTPLDFHHRQYSSRDSDVSSRPSSVGIGRRPTLDLYNEPSYKQTVVSTINSFLSSHNFPITFKTTLPSAKDIHETLKFLLSLLDFPFSKLEEDLPPLLKRLNYPFKLNKSILRSPAAPHQWPTFLALIHWLVQIAKFHLHLSSSPKQHNSLYQYTVNSYMHFIHNEDDAVEDLDRSIKDKLHHEKAAAEERLQATRRSAAELEAELERLRSAPSLKEALEKEKAMLEDDVKKFHKMIEELSLRIEQAERVLAEKEKQVEAKQAENEKICEENEELKRRVEAQSFNARDVERMKRELQAVERDTAEAELARNALEEQAWDLDTTLSHKIKDLEALGMECNQALKRLKIGNGIQYLLNAKGTTPAEIMGIDHKLVLKPALRSFSDEIKKSSMEKLEESISYQQKSGENAVRLEGKRNQLAAVQSRIDEMEAQLNRIKKETHEYTSRASAEAKKMLEDVQLADHEIDIMEREAAEVLKTSELKLQEVIKQSEEEIQMHARELFQLVDSVSKFKEHVGSKISEIGRDLSETAAAVSDTYRGACVDIDIERKKMRERK is encoded by the exons ATGAGACCCACCGCGCGTCGGCAAGCGAAGGACTCCTTCATTCCCCCGGCGCCGCCCACTCCGCTGGACTTCCACCACCGCCAGTACTCCTCCCGCGACTCCGACGTCAGCAGCCGCCCCTCCTCCGTCGGCATCGGCAGACGCCCCACCCTAGACCTCTACAATGAGCCTTCCTACAAGCAAACGGTGGTTTCCACCATCAACTCCTTCCTCTCCTCCCACAACTTCCCAATCACCTTCAAAACGACGCTCCCCTCTGCCAAAGACATCCACGAAACCCTAAAATTTCTCCTCTCTCTCCTCGACTTCCCtttctccaaactcgaagaggATCTCCCTCCCCTCCTCAAACGCCTCAATTATCCTTTTAAACTCAACAAATCCATTCTCCGTTCCCCAGCCGCGCCTCACCAATGGCCTACCTTCCTCGCTCTCATCCACTGGCTCGTCCAGATCGCCAAATTCCACCTCCACCTCTCTTCTTCCCCCAAACAGCACAACTCCCTCTACCAATACACCGTCAACAGCTACATGCACTTCATCCACAACGAGGACGACGCCGTTGAGGACCTCGACCGCAGCATCAAGGATAAGCTCCACCACGAGAAGGCCGCCGCCGAGGAACGCCTCCAGGCCACGCGCCGCAGCGCCGCCGAGCTCGAGGCGGAGCTCGAGCGGCTCCGGTCCGCGCCCTCACTGAAGGAGGCGCTGGAGAAGGAGAAAGCAATGCTGGAGGACGACGTGAAGAAGTTCCACAAGATGATCGAGGAGTTATCCCTGCGGATCGAGCAGGCGGAGAGGGTTCTGGCGGAGAAAGAGAAGCAGGTGGAGGCGAAGCAAGCGGAGAACGAGAAGATCTGCGAGGAGAATGAGGAGCTGAAGCGTCGCGTGGAGGCGCAGAGCTTCAACGCGAGGGACGTGGAGAGGATGAAGAGGGAGTTGCAGGCGGTGGAGAGGGACACTGCGGAGGCTGAACTTGCAAGGAATGCGTTGGAGGAGCAGGCGTGGGATCTCGACACCACTCTCTCACACAAAATCAAAGACCTCGAGGCTCTCGGCATGGAGTGCAACCAAGCCCTTAAGAG GTTGAAGATTGGTAATGGAATTCAATATCTGCTGAATGCCAAGGGTACTACTCCTGCTGAGATAATGGGAATCGATCACAAACTTGTGCTGAAGCCTGCACTTAGATCCTTTTCTGATGAAATCAAGAAAAGTTCTATGGAAAAACTGGAGGAGTCCATTTCTTATCAGCAGAAGTCTGGTGAAAATGCTGTTAGGCTTGAGGGGAAAAGAAATCAGCTTGCGGCAGTGCAATCACGTATTGATGAA ATGGAAGCTCAACTGAACAGGATAAAGAAGGAAACACATGAATACACAAGTAGAGCTTCTGCTGAAGCTAAGAAAATGTTGGAGGATGTCCAGCTGGCAGATCATGAAATTGACATTATGGAAAGAGAGGCAGCTGAGGTTCTCAAG ACATccgaattgaagttgcaggaagTGATTAaacaaagtgaagaagaaattcaaatgcatgCCAGGGAACTCTTTCAGCTGGTTGATTCCGTCTCAAAATTCAAAGAACATGTGGGTTCCAAAATTTCAGAGATTGGGAGGGATCTATCTGAAACTGCCGCTGCTGTCTCAGATACATATAGGGGAGCTTGTGTAGATATAGAtattgagaggaaaaaaatgagagagagaaaataa
- the LOC114385811 gene encoding separase-like translates to MASPSESSLISKLQSSDSPGIHALVFDYLRPLSDLKPTKKSNPDQTLIRSLAKRFLSFLNASLSILPKRLPEVSKSNNAVSLLELLRVYRLCLDCLDAVASQLASKPFSVEFQRLRLIHCLESCGLFDEAQLEGLGVLEKLPPAKRKGKLLPEIDKGSGEGKEFCSLVVDIVVSLLRCAAAGLAKEDAHFRKVLQLVEEVNPWLRRLDSNSYEKLHKMLVTHLGKCTLNLLGRTPFPDRDLVTLFWCTTLTEYVKSPIKDQVYKIALRVCSSLFALRDNNSLYIMDILDSIVRECKVEEGNTGTDFVELVYYCANKCQTANASFCSTFAAYLNKIAEHFKQVMTPINSILRLYAAGLLLVSCNLRSRTGDLASSGSAKFECLLGTLLENEKILQNSPPLLGSLHICSKSNCMSSSVEDQCFAGHPCALSGFDGEASMTYLSGYLEALKYLCQPLAKSINSERKELVTKVDDASAMTMMSTVQDAFHILCHLILSSTSSMPKNNGGGFDEKSKTVLNLVVAAFTLSIRTNLKVQESKQLINQIIASKWIEAEGLKYIIACLYNIAVVLYRNRLLKKASKVLNLCCKASWLCIKYHSANLSEGALKEFVMEACTRSALLLDIIHDVNNLKINKKMIDILKNWFTANDLFEGLPAPIPVVKQWVKIECKRATQVDERIDSLTLYSLLSSSLELSKRNIAMILEQELTAYEEMGFKYPEFCQKMQMKITDILLQDIYITLDSRFQKAQTLVRKGKAIRVRGIGGLRDCIQCLSEAITIMNEIFGEICTDNNPIHHQLCVTYCLRAICTQEAEANSKQIFEDVKAALDLWLSISHLNRFEEGDSSALSDNIMILLYNVVDLLQLKGFMELFNDAYQLLIKMFKRKNVPIEKWLPLMWESRSLSHALCVSPVNEEFIMNSLDEFSELSNIDFWIRYLQGNQSSLIGFQQNFSFLFASSHRNSCSHGSSFQTDITIDEVQKAALDLISNVPVPSHSTFLAGCLFYDLCPRLVANGQLIEALSSAKEAHRLHAKLFQRKFTHNVQQQNEEKNVMVDSSKNLMDGVENIGLNLSVAREVLLFDSISWDLKDSYLSAWKVMQCYLESTLQLGIIHEMIGDGAEAETYLKWGKAISCSLKLPFFIIIFSSSLGKLYLKKRLWDLAEKELLSAEQILKESNTPFCCSKCKLKLEVTLYEYLGDLCQSKFDTCDGVMSEETAKNWYTSALDKLNLSEWKNPLSCPEDGSDGTATDIKCPAGKTCTCFIMNEVGESVKKSMKAGRETEIGAKQNRKTKNAAKVLPKEPNLVVENKSRLTRSRYRSSQNQYTSIHGKLEVHESLEGNHVSDSSDMLSQNGSVLSNIGCTFASRCAITCVFSKMKCWYCLPSEVVKSGLLNDFINLKWEFVRRQHSMKLLSRVVKCFAYPGQIDEARKILLRSISVLVSRNPFYPMPSSIPLDYFHHLVAREIPGDVFTIERAEIVHDICWYSLKSYHSKFARNIFCNLSSIKFEDLASWLMVAFVLSREVPVIFQKVSKLLAVMCVVSSLSEQFSLSSFSKALGENYWSSYFHQASIGTHLTYQFLSHLTGRCKGSYVTGSSSIKECTSDLLRLVPDTTVDLAEYVKKFLAGLPSTTIISISLLGRDYTSLLQELLSYPTCVQAWMLVSRLSFKNEPVVMLLPLDSILQASCEGDLSTGSGTSPKCEEHSEKWHCPWGFTVVDDVAPTFKTILEENYLSTKSPLEDTTQNRMLWWKRRKNLDHCLDKLLRNLEESWFGSWKCLLLGEWLNCKNFDLVLKNLVNDLRSKCKLDVNEGLLKIILGGSKYVCDGKTLVSQLCSKKDCYIAKVGYCDEARRGILNSANGIGVSSEVAFELLSEALNVLEVDDSVNREPIILVLDYEVQMLPWENLPILRNQEVYRMPSVSCISAVLHKGSNHKEQVGRNLGPFPLIDPLDAFYLLNPDGDLGGTQIEFENYFRDQNLEGKAGLRPTIKELASALESHDLFIYFGHGSGGQYIPRHEIQKLDKCAATLLMGCSSGSLTLPGQYAPQGIPLSYLLAGSPAIVGNLWEVTDKDIDRFGKAMLDAWLKERSDMPTECLQCNLLSEEFEAMNLKGCKGRAKRKAPRKKLLELAESESPKNCGHRRKIGAFMGQAREVCTLPFLTGASPVCYGVPTGIWRKRNV, encoded by the exons ATGGCTTCTCCCTCGGAATCCTCCCTCATCTCCAAGCTTCAGTCCTCCGATTCCCCCGGCATCCACGCCCTGGTCTTCGATTACCTCCGTCCCCTGTCAGATCTCAAGCCAACCAAAAAATCCAACCCTGACCAAACCCTAATTCGCTCACTCGCCAAGCGTTTTCTCTCTTTCCTCAACGCCTCCTTATCCATCCTCCCAAAACGGCTCCCCGAGGTCTCCAAGTCTAACAATGCCGTCTCCCTCCTCGAGTTGCTCCGCGTTTACAGGCTCTGCCTCGATTGCTTGGATGCCGTCGCTTCTCAGTTGGCTTCCAAGCCCTTCTCCGTCGAGTTCCAGCGACTTCGCCTGATTCACTGCCTCGAGTCATGTGGCCTGTTTGACGAAGCCCAACTTGAGGGTTTAGGGGTTTTGGAGAAGCTTCCACCCGCCAAGAGGAAGGGTAAGCTTCTCCCTGAAATAGACAAGGGCAGTGGAGAGGGTAAAGAATTCTGCTCTTTGGTCGTTGATATTGTTGTGAGCCTCCTGAGGTGTGCAGCCGCGGGTTTGGCTAAAGAGGATGCCCATTTCAGGAAGGTGCTTCAGTTGGTGGAGGAAGTAAACCCTTGGCTTAG GAGATTGGATTCCAATTCATATGAGAAGTTGCACAAGATGTTAGTAACTCATTTGGGCAAGTGCACTTTAAATTTATTGGGGAGGACGCCATTTCCGGATAGAGACTTGGTGACCTTGTTTTGGTGTACAACGTTGACTGAATATGTGAAATCTCCCATCAAAGATCAAGTCTACAAG ATTGCCCTCAGGGTATGCTCATCATTGTTTGCACTGAGGGATAATAACTCCTTGTATATCATGGATATACTGGACTCCATAGTTCGCGAGTGCAAG GTTGAGGAGGGAAACACAGGAACTGACTTTGTTGAACTTGTATATTACTGTGCAAATAAATGTCAAACTGCAAATGCAAGTTTTTGTAGTACATTTGCAGCATATTTGAACAAAATAGCAGAACATTTCAAACAG GTTATGACACCCATAAATTCAATACTGAGGCTTTATGCTGCTGGATTGCTCCTTGTTAGTTGTAATTTGAGGTCCAGAACTGGAGATCTAGCATCCTCTGGCAGTGCAAAATTTGAGTGTTTGCTTGGAACTTTACTAGAAAACGAGAAAATACTACAGAATTCACCACCATTGCTTGGTTCCTTGCATATTTGCAGCAAAAGTAATTGTATGTCGTCCAGCGTAGAAGACCAATGTTTTGCTGGTCACCCATGTGCATTATCAGGTTTCGATGGCGAGGCTTCTATGACTTACCTGTCAGGTTACTTAGAGGCATTGAAATATCTATGCCAACCACTTGCTAAATCAATTAATTCAGAAAGGAAAGAGTTAGTTACCAAAGTGGACGATGCTTCTGCTATGACTATGATGTCCACTGTCCAAGATGCATTCCATATCCTTTGTCATCTTATTCTTTCTAGTACAAG CTCTATGCCTAAAAACAATGGAGGTGGATTTGATGAAAAGAGTAAAACAGTGCTTAATTTAGTTGTAGCAGCCTTCACCCTTTCCATCAGAACCAATCTTAAAGTCCAG GAGagcaaacaattaattaatcagATCATTGCTAGCAAATGGATTGAAGCAGAAggattaaaatacataattgcTTGTCTCTACAATATTGCTGTAGTTTTATACAGAAACAGGCTACTGAAAAAG GCTTCAAAGGTGCTAAACTTGTGTTGTAAAGCTTCATGGCTCTGTATTAAATATCATTCTGCTAATCTGTCAGAAGGTGCTTTGAAAGAGTTTGTAATGGAGGCTTGCACCAGAAGTGCTCTCCTTTTAGATATTATCCATGATGTCAACAATCtaaagataaacaaaaaaatgattgacatcctgaaaaactggttcaCTGCTAATGATTTGTTTGAGGGGCTTCCAGCACCTATACCTGTAGTAAAGCAGTGGGTAAAG ATAGAATGTAAACGTGCTACGCAGGTGGATGAGAGAATTGATTCTCTTACCTTGTATAGCCTGCTGTCATCTTCTTTGGAATTGTCAAAGAGGAACATTGCCATGATCTTGGAGCAG GAGCTTACTGCATATGAGGAAATGGGTTTTAAATACCCAGAATTTTGCcagaaaatgcaaatgaaaataacaGACATTCTCCTGcaagatatatatatcactCTAGATAGTCGTTTTCAGAAGGCACAAACTCTAGTGAGAAAGGGAAAAGCAATTAGGGTTAGGGGCATAGGTGGTCTCAGGGACTGCATTCAGTGTCTGTCAGAAGCAATAACTATTATG AATGAAATTTTTGGTGAGATATGTACTGATAATAATCCCATTCATCATCAATTGTGTGTGACATATTGCTTGCGTGCAATATGTACACAGGAAGCAGAAGCTAATTCGAAG CAAATCTTTGAAGATGTCAAGGCTGCTTTGGATCTATGGTTGAGCATTTCTCATCTTAATCGCTTTGAAGAGGGAGATTCTTCTGCATTATCTGACAATATAATGATTCTACTCTATAATGTAGTTGATTTATTACAATTGAAG GGTTTCATGGAACTGTTCAATGATGCATATCAATTGTTGATTAAAATGTTTAAACGGAAGAATGTCCCAATTGAGAAGTGGTTGCCCCTAATGTGGGAAAGTAGAAGTCTAAGTCACGCCCTTTGTGTTTCACCTGTTAACGAGGAATTCATCATGAATTCACTGGATGAGTTTAGTGAACTTTCAAATATTGATTTCTGGATACGTTATCTTCAGGGAAATCAATCATCATTGATAGGGTTTCAgcagaatttttctttcttgtttgctAGCTCTCATAGGAATTCTTGCAGTCATGGGAGCTCTTTTCAAACGGACATCACAATTGATGAAGTTCAAAAAGCAGCACTTGATCTGATTTCAAAT GTTCCTGTCCCAAGTCATTCTACATTTCTTGCTGGGTGTCTTTTTTATGATTTGTGCCCAAGACTTGTTGCAAATGGACAGTTAATAGAG GCTCTTTCATCTGCAAAAGAAGCTCATAGATTACATGCCAAACTCTTCCAAAGGAAGTTTACACATAATGTTCAGCAGCagaatgaagagaaaaatgtaATGGTTGATTCCTCAAAGAATCTTATGGATGGTGTTGAAAATATTGGACTGAACTTATCAGTTGCCAGGGAAGTTTTGCTATTTGATTCTATATCATGGGACTTGAAAGACAGTTATCTTAGTGCATGGAAAGTTATGCAATGCTATCTTGAGAGCACTCTTCAG CTAGGAATCATCCATGAAATGATTGGAGATGGAGCTGAGGCTGAAACCTATCTCAAGTGGGGCAAAGCCATATCCTGTTCACTAAAGCTCCCcttctttataattattttttcttcctctttag GAAAACTTTATCTTAAGAAAAGACTTTGGGATTTAGCAGAAAAGGAACTACTGAGTGCTGAACAGATTTTAAAGGAAAGCAACACACCCTTTTGTTGCTCAAAGTGTAAATTGAAGCTCGAAGTTACTCTGTATGAGTATCTTGGAGATTTGTGTCAGAGTAAATTTGACACTTGTGATGGGGTTATGTCTGAAGAAACTGCAAAAAATTGGTATACATCAGCTCTGGATAAACTAAATCTTTCTGAGTGGAAAAATCCTCTTAGCTGTCCAGAAGATGGCAGTGATGGAACTGCAACAGACATAAAATGTCCTGCTGGTAAGACTTGTACTTGCTTTATAATGAATGAAGTAGGTGAAAGTGTAAAGAAATCCATGAAAGCGGGGCGAGAAACTGAGATTGGggcaaaacaaaatagaaagacCAAAAATGCAGCAAAGGTTTTACCAAAGGAACCAAACTTAGTGGTTGAGAATAAATCAAGGTTAACTCGTTCTAGATATCGATCTTCACAGAACCAATACACAAGCATTCACGGGAAGTTAGAAGTCCATGAAAGTCTGGAGGGGAATCATGTTTCTGATTCATCTGATATGCTTAGTCAGAATGGGTCAGTTTTGAGCAACATAGGTTGCACTTTTGCTTCAAGGTGTGCAATAACCTGTGTTTTCTCGAAAATGAAGTGTTGGTACTGTCTTCCATCTGAAGTTGTAAAATCTGGATTactaaatgattttattaatcttAAATGGGAGTTTGTCCGGAGGCAACATTCGATGAAGCTACTCAGTCGAGTAG TGAAATGCTTTGCATATCCTGGTCAAATTGATGAAGCACGTAAAATTCTTCTAAGAAGTATATCAGTTCTGGTCAGCAGAAACCCATTCTACCCCATGCCTTCATCTATTCCTCTAGATTATTTTCATCATTTGGTTGCGAGGGAGATCCCGGGAGATGTATTTACTATTGAACGTGCAGAAATAGTTCATGACATATGCTGGTATTCTTTGAAGAGCTATCATTCCAAGTTTGCGAG GAACATTTTCTGTAATCTGTCCTCCATCAAGTTTGAAGACCTGGCTTCTTGGCTGATGGTAGCTTTTGTACTCTCTCGTGAGGTTCCTGTAATTTTTCAAAAG GTGTCGAAATTACTTGCTGTGATGTGTGTAGTTTCTTCCTTGAGCGAGCAATTTTCTCTGTCATCTTTTAGCAAAGCTTTGGGCGAAAATTATTGGTCTTCATATTTCCACCAAGCTTCAATTGGAACTCATCTTACTTATCAATTTCTTTCACATCTAACTGGGAGATGCAAG GGTTCATATGTTACTGGATCTTCTAGCATCAAAGAGTGCACATCTGACTTACTCAG GCTTGTGCCTGATACCACTGTAGATCTTGCAGAGTATGTGAAGAAGTTTTTGGCTGGTCTTCCATCAACGACTATAATCAGTATAAGTTTGCTTGGACGTGATTATACTAGTTTACTACAGGAATTGTTGTCTTATCCTACATGTGTTCAAGCATGGATGCTGGTGTCAAGACTGAGCTTTAAGAACGAACCTGTTGTAATGTTACTGCCACTTGATTCTATTTTACAAG CTTCATGTGAGGGTGATCTGAGTACTGGTTCGGGAACTTCTCCCAAGTGTGAGGAGCATAGTGAAAAATGGCATTGCCCATGGGGTTTTACAGTTGTTGATGATGTGGCTCCGACATTCAAAACAATTTTAGAAGAAAACTACTTGTCAACAAAATCTCCTCTTGAAGATACAACACAAAATAGGATGTTATGGTGGAAGCGGAGAAAGAACCTTGATCACTGTCTTGATAAATTACTGAG GAACCTTGAAGAGTCGTGGTTTGGTTCATGGAAATGCTTGCTTCTTGGAGAATGGTTGAACTGCAAAAATTTTGACTTGGTGCTTAAGAATCTTGTGAATGATTTAAGATCTAAATGCAAATTGGATGTAAATGAGGGTCTTCTTAAAATTATTCTCGGAGGCTCCAAATATGTTTGTGATGGGAAAACATTGGTTTCACAACTATGCTCAAAGAAAGACTGCTACATTGCTAAAGTAGGCTATTGTGATGAAGCGAGGAGGGGGATATTAAATTCCGCCAATGGAATTGGAGTATCATCTGAGGTTGCTTTTGAACTGTTAAGTGAGGCATTAAATGTGCTGGAAGTGGATGACTCTGTGAATAGAGAACCTATAATTCTTGTGTTGGATTATGAGGTGCAG ATGCTTCCTTGGGAAAACTTGCCCATTCTAAGGAACCAGGAGGTTTATCGCATGCCTTCCGTGAGCTGCATTTCTGCTGTTCTTCATAAAGGCAGCAACCATAAGGAGCAAGTGGGAAGGAATTTAGGGCCTTTTCCTTTGATAGATCCACTGgatgctttttatttattaaatccaGATGGAGATCTTGGTGGCACTCAGATTGAATTTGAGAATTATTTTAGAGATCAAAACCTGGAG GGAAAGGCTGGTTTGAGACCCACCATCAAAGAATTGGCTTCAGCATTGGAAAGTCACGACCTTTTCATATATTTTGGACATGGAAGTg GAGGACAGTACATTCCCAGGCATGAGATTCAGAAACTAGACAAATGTGCTGCTACGCTTCTAATGGGTTGCAGTAGTGGTTCATTGACCTTACCTGGTCAATATGCGCCACAAGGTATTCCCCTGTCATATCTGCTGGCTGGTTCTCCAGCCATTGTCGGCAATCTGTGGGAAGTGACAGACAAGGATATAGATCGATTTGGCAAGGCAATGCTTGATGCATGGTTGAAAGAAAGATCAGATATGCCAACAGAATGCTTGCAATGCAATTTATTGTCTGAAGAATTTGAGGCCATGAACTTGAAGGGCTGCAAGGGTAGAGCAAAGAGGAAGGCTCCACGAAAGAAATTACTAGAGTTGGCTGAGAGTGAGTCACCTAAGAACTGTGGTCACAGACGCAAAATTGGAGCTTTCATGGGTCAGGCACGGGAGGTTTGCACTCTTCCTTTCTTGACAGGTGCATCACCAGTATGTTATGGTGTTCCTACTGGAATTTGGAGGAAAAGGAATGTGTAG
- the LOC114386831 gene encoding mRNA turnover protein 4 homolog: MPKSKRNRQVTLSKTKKKGRDHKETIVNGIKDAVEKYGCVYVFSFENMRNQKFKEFREQLKSSSRFFLGSNKVMQVALGRSASDEIRPGLHKVSKLLRGDSGMFFTNLSKEEVERLFKEFEEYDFARTGSIATEKVDLKEGPLEQFTHEMEPFLRKQGMPVRLNKGVVELVSDFVVCDEGKPLSPEAARILRLMGIKMATFRLNLICRWSPDEFELYIDGPDESDIECS, encoded by the exons ATGCCAAAGTCAAAGAGAAATAGACAAG TTACGCTGTCAAAGACGAAGAAAAAGGGAAGAGACCACAAAGAGACGATAGTGAACGGAATAAAAGATGCGGTAGAAAAGTACGGGTGCGTGTACGTGTTCTCCTTCGAGAATATGAGGAATCAGAAATTCAAGGAGTTCAGGGAACAGTTGAAATCGAGTAGCAGGTTCTTTCTGGGTTCTAACAAAGTAATGCAAGTTGCTTTAGGTCGCTCCGCTTCAGATGAGATCAGACCTGGCCTTCACAAGGtttcaaag CTATTGCGTGGAGATTCTGGGATGTTTTTCACCAATTTGTCTAAGGAAGAAGTTGAAAG GCTGTTTAAAGAATTTGAGGAATATGACTTTGCAAGAACAGGAAGCATTGCCACTGAAAAG GTGGATCTCAAAGAGGGTCCTTTAGAGCAATTCACTCATGAGATGGAACCCTTTCTCAGGAAGCAAGGCATGCCTGTTCGGTTAAATAAAG GAGTTGTGGAGCTTGTTTCGGATTTTGTTGTTTGCGACGAAGGAAAGCCTTTGTCACCAGAGGCTGCTCGTATACtg CGTTTAATGGGAATCAAGATGGCTACATTTCGACTTAACTTAATTTGCAGATGGAGTCCCGATGAGTTTGAACTTTACATTGATGGGCCTGATGAATCAGATATTGAATGCTCGTAG
- the LOC114388366 gene encoding transmembrane protein 87B-like: protein MDSAFARTRSMFFAASLLLYIFAVTTTTFASIHIYDHEPFRELGNSYLLAGGSEGIVTSQPYSVHDDGRSYIRFENITFRRTKASAKAHGSVPVHIIIFEAADRNDIGGSAYGGQRAICCTPDLAKMGVCKQGEIIRRPSATDINWPVILDVQFKGRSKTASLDSQKVFITKTGMYNLFFVACEPKLKDMVMSGKTVWKNPDGYLPGRMAPLKKFYVFMTLAYVCLSIIWFFQYVRFWDDVLQLQHCITAVIALGLFEMILWYFEYVNFNNTGMRPIVLTIWVVTVGAIRKSISRLLILSVSMGYGVVRPTLGGLTSKVLLLGITYFLASELLNITEYVGTINDVSGRARLLLVLPDAFLDAFLILWIFTSLSRTLEQLQAKRSSVKLDIYRKFSNALAVTVISSVAWIGYEVYFKATDPFNERWQSAWIITAFWDILAFALLCVICYLWAPSQSSQRYAYSEEVGEDSDDEEAQSLTKGKQEGQGELSLVRQEKNGGTDGSFDQEDESEEEDKRE, encoded by the exons ATGGATTCAGCATTTGCGAGAACGAGATCCATGTTCTTCGCAGCTTCACTCCTCCTCTACATATTCGcagtcaccaccaccaccttcgCATCCATCCACATCTACGATCATGAACCTTTCAGAGAACTCGGCAATTCCTACCTCCTCGCTGGCGGCAGCGAAGGCATCGTCACTTCCCAACCCTATTCCGTCCACGATGATGGCCGTTCCTACATCCG ATTTGAGAATATAACCTTCCGGAGAACCAAAGCTTCAGCCAAGGCACACGGTTCTGTGCCAGTACACATCATAATTTTTGAGGCTGCTGATCGTAATGATATAGGTGGTTCTGCTTATGGTGGACAACGGGCAATCTGTTGCACTCCTGATTTAGCTAAGATGGGAGTTTGTAAGCAAGGAGAGATTATTAGGAGACCTTCTGCAACAGACATTAATTGGCCAGTCATTTTAGATGTACAATTCAAAGGCAGATCCAAAACTGCAAGTCTAGATTCTCAGAAAGTTTTTATCACAAAGACTGGaatgtataatttgttttttgtagCTTGTGAACCCAAGCTCAAGGACATGGTAATGAGTGGAAAGACAGTATGGAAAAACCCTGATGGGTATTTACCTGGTAGGATGGCCCCATTAAAGAAGTTCTATGTATTTATGACACTGGCTTATGTTTGCCTTAGCATCATTTGGTTTTTTCAGTATGTGAGATTTTGGGATGATGTACTGCAACTTCAGCACTGTATCACAGCTGTCATTGCTCTTGGATTGTTTGAGATGATTCTCTGGTATTTTGAGTATGTCAATTTCAACAATACTGGAATGAGACCTATTGTGCTCACAATATGGGTCGTCACTGTTGGGGCtataagaaaatcaatatcacgacttctcattctctctgtCTCAATGGGTTATGGTGTTGTGCGACCCACTCTGGGTGGTCTTACATCAAAGGTTCTTTTACTTGGAATAACTTACTTTCTAGCATCGGAGTTACTGAATATTACTGAATATGTGGGGACCATCAATGATGTGTCAGGAAGGGCAAGGCTTCTTCTAGTTCTTCCTGATGCTTTCTTAGATGCATTTTTGATATTATGGATTTTTACATCTCTTTCAAGAACACTGGAGCAGTTACAG GCAAAACGAAGTTCTGTCAAGTTGGATATATATAGGAAGTTCTCAAATGCATTAGCAGTAACTGTGATCTCCTCAGTTGCTTGGATTGGATATGAG gtATACTTCAAGGCTACAGATCCTTTCAATGAGCGCTGGCAAAGTGCTTGGATCATCACTGCATTCTGGGACATTCTAGCATTTGCATTACTCTGTGTTATATGCTATCTCTGGGCCCCATCCCAAAGCTCTCAAAG GTATGCATATTCGGAGGAAGTGGGAGAAGATTCTGATGACGAAGAAGCTCAATCTCTCACTAAGGGAAAGCAGGAAGGTCAGGGTGAACTAAGTTTAGTTCGGCAAGAGAAGAATGGTGGAACTGATGGATCCTTTGATCAAGAAGACGAGTCAGAAGAGGAAGATAAAAGAGAATGA